CATGTTGAAACTGATTCCCCCCATCATTTCCCCTGAACTGATGTCGATTTTGATGCGGATGGGCCACGGTGACGAACTTGTGATCGCGGACGGCAATTTCCCCGCCGAAAGCTGCGCACAGCGCATCGTCCGCGCCGACGGTCACGGTGGGGTGGAATTGCTCGACGCGATCATGACCTTCTTTCCGCTCGATTCGTTTGTCGACCATCCCGCGAGCGTAATGCAACCAGTCGACGAAGTCGCAACGGATCCCCCCATCTGGGCCGAGTATCAGCGAATTT
This genomic interval from Schlesneria paludicola DSM 18645 contains the following:
- a CDS encoding RbsD/FucU family protein; the protein is MLKLIPPIISPELMSILMRMGHGDELVIADGNFPAESCAQRIVRADGHGGVELLDAIMTFFPLDSFVDHPASVMQPVDEVATDPPIWAEYQRILTRHEGHDVELRPIERFRFYDFAKSAYAIVATGETAVYANLILKKGVVSW